From Ananas comosus cultivar F153 linkage group 8, ASM154086v1, whole genome shotgun sequence, one genomic window encodes:
- the LOC109713667 gene encoding uncharacterized protein LOC109713667, which translates to MGDPFSWIEQECGEGEFFDDADTPATSPATAVPTGAAAATGFGGAAPSPTPHADAAMFMRSLPDSPCAASNDGDRARGLSKATAPNPSERDPVTPTQELARTSSGGLKGKSRVCSTKSRDCSIGSSVSPQKTPTRGKEVLGFGKSRTVETSKEDAAVSMNPSLEEIGEFRNQSLETLQDASRAVSSRRKLPDSILKPPTEEGNAGRRSTEKVEARAQAPAHETIPEVKDSAFPACLRDCVDMLSGNINVKLGDMDILNIAGRRGVAFPDPPWWAPGGYPPFCSSNK; encoded by the exons ATGGGCGACCCCTTCTCCTGGATCGAGCAAGAGTGCGGTGAGGGTGAGTTCTTCGACGACGCCGACACCCCCGCCACCTCCCCCGCCACCGCCGTCCccaccggcgccgccgccgccacgggcttcggcggcgccgccccctCCCCGACGCCCCACGCCGACGCCGCCATGTTCATGCGCTCCCTCCCCGACTCCCCCTGCGCCGCATCCAACGACGGCGATCGCGCGCGAGGGCTCTCGAAAGCGACGGCTCCGAACCCTAGCGAGCGGGATCCAGTCACCCCAACGCAGGAGCTCGCTCGTACATCCTCCGGTGGTCTCAAgggaaaatctagggtttgtagcACCAAATCGAGGGACTGCAGCATTGGATCGTCGGTTTCCCCGCAAAAGACCCCCACCAGAG GTAAGGAAGTGTTAGGGTTTGGTAAAAGTAGAACGGTCGAGACATCGAAAGAGGACGCTGCTGTATCGATGAATCCCTCACTAGAAGAAATCGGGGAATTTCGTAATCAATCCCTGGAAACCCTTCAAGATGCTTCGAGAGCAGTGTCGTCGCGGAGAAAGCTTCCGGATTCCATATTGAAACCTCCAACTGAGGAGGGGAATGCAGGGCGCCGATCGACGGAGAAAGTTGAAGCTCGGGCACAGGCGCCCGCGCATGAAACGATTCCGGAGGTCAAGGATTCGGCCTTTCCGGCTTGTCTTCGTGATTGCGTCGACATGTTGTCCGGTAATATCAATGTGAAATTAGGCGATATGGACATTCTCAACATAGCCGGAAGGAGAGGCGTCGCATTCCCCGATCCTCCTTGGTGGGCACCTGGAGGTTATCCTCCCTTTTGTAGTAG TAACAAATGA
- the LOC109713585 gene encoding cyclin-U4-1-like, with amino-acid sequence MTDLTPYPDSRERVIDFLTTYLEKVTKENDVDRPGTRLQERESVFDMITKPRYAARAFVTRLPSRLPDCGARSFVVAYIYLSRFLRRQRDTITLDSFNVRRLLLTSLLTATKFELGFGYNNSLFARIGRIKLKDMNNMESAFLDGIDFHRTVRGCDFDNFWMLLYYYHEFTTTGNLEIAQLIPSASAPSNTEISQPISSAIAPTATLVLPCCIYVGAACNCSE; translated from the exons ATGACGGATCTCACGCCCTACCCCGACAGTCGCGAGAGAGTGATCGACTTTCTCACCACATATCTCGAGAAGGTGACAAAGGAGAACGACGTGGACCGTCCCGGTACAAGACTGCAGGAGCGGGAGTCGGTGTTCGACATGATTACAAAGCCGAGGTATGCGGCTCGCGCGTTCGTCACTCGCCTTCCGTCCCGCCTCCCCGACTGCGGCGCGCGTTCTTTTGTCGTCGCATACATCTACCTCAGCCGCTTCCTACGGAGGCAACGCGACACTATCACTCTCGACTCCTTCAACGTCCGCCGCCTCCTTCTCACCAGCCTCCTTACTGCTACCAAATTTGAGCTCGGATT CGGCTACAACAATTCCCTATTTGCGAGAATTGGACGGATCAAATTGAAGGacatgaataatatggagagtGCATTTTTGGACGGCATCGACTTCCACCGCACGGTCAGGGGCTGCGACTTCGACAACTTCTGGATGcttctttattattatcatgAATTCACTACAACAGGGAACTTGGAGATTGCTCAACTGATACCCTCTGCTTCTGCGCCGTCAAACACGGAGATTTCACAACCGATATCCTCTGCTATTGCACCTACAGCGACCCTAGTGTTGCCTTGCTGCATTTACGTGGGAGCTGCTTGCAACTGCTCCGAGTAG